The Pimelobacter simplex genomic sequence GCGATGCCGACGGTGCCGGAGACCCCCGCGAACGCCTCCGGTACGACGGCCACCCCGAGCCCCGCAGCGACCAGACCTTCGATGGTCGCGAGATCGGCGCTCTCGAAGGACACGGGCAGGGTGATGCCGGCGTCGGTGAGGAGGCGGTCGACGAGGGTGCGGAAGCCGAAGCCGAGGGGGGTGGTGACGAGCTCTTCGGAGGTGAGGTCGCGCAGGTCGATGCGCTTGCGGGTGCGGAGGCGGTGGGTGGGCGGGACGATGAGGACGAGGCGTTCGTGCTGGAGCGTGATCCAGCCGAAGTCACCGTCGGGGCGGCCGGAGGTGATGGCGAGGTCGACGGTGCCGGCGTTGAGGTCGCGGAGCATGGCGTGGGCGGGTTCTTGGGAGAGCTCGACGCGGACGCCGGGGGCCTGGTGGTGGAAGCCGCGGAGGATGCGGGGGACCAGGGAGGTCGCCATGGAGTCGAGGAAGGCGAGGCGGACGATGCCGCGGTCGGGGTCGAGGCGGGTCTCGATCTCGGTGGTCATCTGGCGGTAGCGGGCGACGAGGTCGCGGGCGGCGTCGACGACGAAGGCGCCGTTGGGGGTGGTGGTGAGGCCGTCGGGCACGCGCTCGAAGAGGCGTACGCCGAGCTCGTCCTCGGCGCGCGCGAGGGCTCGGGAGAGCGTGGGTTGGGTGACGCCGAGGATCGCGGCGGTGTCGGTCACGTGCTGGTGGTCGGCCAGTGCGACCAGCCACTCGAGGTCTCGGATGCGCACGCGACGAGAATACGCGAAGCGTATGGAGGGCCAGCGTGGATCGCATTAGACGCATGACCGTGGACGGCGCACGCTGGTCGGGTGCATGAGGGACATCTGCGTGGATCGGCCGCGTACCGGCGGACCATGGCGGCGATGGTGTGTGCGGGGATGGTCACCTTCGTCCTGCTGTACGACACCCAGGCGCTGCTGCCCGCCTTCCACGACGACTTCGGGGTGACGCCGGCGCAGGCGACCTTGTCGATGTCGCTGACCACGGCGGGACTGGCGCTGGGGCTGCTGGTCGCGGGGCCGGCATCCGAGGTGGTCGGGCGGACCCGGATGATCGTCGGTGCGGTCTGGCTGTCGAGCCTGGTCGCGCTGCTGTGCCCGTTCGCGTGGTCGTGGGATGCCCTGCTGGTGCTGCGGTTCGTCGAGGGTCTGGTGCTGGCGGGGCTGCCGGCGGTGGCGACGGCGTACCTCCGTGAGGAGCTGCACGCGTCGGCGCAGGCGCGGGCGGCCGGCGTCTACATCGGCGGTACGGCGCTCGGCGGCATGGTGGGCCGGGTGCTGACCGCGCCGGTGACCGAGGCGCTCGACTGGCGCTGGGGTCTCGGTGCGGCCGCGGTGCTGAGCCTGGTCTGCGCGGTCGCGGTGACGCTGACCCTGCCGCCGTCCCGCAACTTCCGGGGACGCCGGCGCCAGGAGCTCGCGCTGGGGGAGATGTCGCGGGCGGCGCTGGCCGATCCCGTCCTGCGCCGCCTGTACGTCGTCGGGGCGTGCTCGGTGGGCGCGCTGGTGGTGGTGTTCAACGCGCTCGGCTTCCGGCTGGTCGGGGGACCGCACCATCTCGGTCTGGGGGCGATCAGCCTGCTCTACCTGGTCTACCCGCTCGGGTCGGTCAGTGCGGCGGTCTCCGGCGCCTGGGCCGACCGGGTCGGACGGCGGGCGGTGCTGCCGGTGGGCTGTGCCGTCGCGATCGCGGGCGTCGCCCTCACCGTCCCGCACAGCCTGGTCGCGATCGTGGCCGGACTGGCGTGCCTGGCCATGGGCTTCTTCGTGGTCCACGGCATCGCGAGCGGCTGGGTCGCGGTGCGGGCCCACGCAGCCGGTGCGAGCGCGAGCCAGGCGGCCGCGTTCTACCTCTGCGCCTACTACGTCGGCTCGTCGGTGTTCGGCAGCCTCGGGGCGAGCGCGTGGTCGACGTACGGATGGGTGGGACCGGCGGTGCTGGCGCTCGGGCTGCTCGCGGTCGTCGGGGTGCTCGGCCTGGACCTGCGGCACGTGCCCGCGATCACAGCGGTGCCGATGTCCAGTGCGACTGCTCGTTAGCTCGCCAGGAACTCGGCGTAGCGTTCCTCGAGTCTCGTCTGGTCAGGCCGGGCCGCGCGCGAGGACGGCACCGCCATCAGACGTTGACCGTGCATCGCTTGGATTCCGTGGCGCAGCATCGGACCGTCCTTCTCCGCCAGGATGTCGTCGCGCACGTGCAGCGTGAGATCCAGTCGGATGCCGAGGATGTCGGCGTCGTAGGCGGCGTGGTGAATCTTGCACAGCGCCATGCCGTTGGGGACGACGGGCTGACCGTTCGGTCGGCCGTCGGCGATGATGTGCGCCGCGTCGAGCAAGCTGCTGTGCCCGAGATTGCAGACCGCGCACCGAGTTCCGTAGGCCAGCAGGACCTGCGCCCGGAAGACCTTCTGGTGGAGTCGCTGCTTGGTGAGTCGAGCTACGTAGTCACGAGTGTCGTCAGGCATCGCGGTGCCTACGGTGACGAGGCGCTGAGCGGGGTCGACGGCGAGGGTGAACTCGAGCCGTCCGGGATCGTCCCCGACGACCCATACGGGATAGATCGGCTCATAGCAGCCCGCGGCGATGCCCACGAACCACAGCAGAGGCACCTTCAGCTCGAACGCTCGGCGGAGGGCCACGTTCTCCGCCTGGTTGGGATCAGTACCTCGGTACTTGTAGCGCTGCAGGCCATCCGATCCGATCTCATCGGCATAGGGGGCAGCTTTCCCGGCGGAGTGAAGGTCGTCCTGATCGCGAGCGCCGCGTCGAATCCGGCCGGCTTGCGGATCCCTCGCTGGAGGTCCATCAGCGGGATCTCACGACCTTCGAACTCGAACGTTCGCAGCCACGCGTAGTCGACGCGCGGTGTCGGTCGCGCATCGAGCCAACGCATCGCGGCTTCGCGCAAGGCGAGCTCGCCGGGGAATCCTCCACGAGGAGAGTCATACCACTAGCGGGACCCGGCCGGCCGCGCTCTCGGGCCACGACCGACCGGATCGTTCAGGGAAGGCGTTCCGCGAAGGAGGGCCCTAGCGCACGGCCGCCAGGAACTCCCGGGTCCGCTGGTGCTGCGGGTCGCTGATCACCTGCGCCGCCGGACCGACCTCGACGATCTGGCCGCCGTCGAAGAAGGCCACCCGGTCGGCCACGTCGCGCGCGAACCCGATCTCGTGGGTGACCACGATCATGGTCATGCCGGTCTCGGCGAGGTTGCGCATGACGGCGAGGACGTCACCGACGAGCTCGGGGTCGAGGGCGGAGGTGGGCTCGTCGAAGAGCATGAGGCTGGGCTGCATGCACAGGGCGCGGGCGATGGCGACGCGCTGCTGCTGGCCGCCGGAGAGGCTGCGCGGGTAGGCGTGGGCCTTCTCGGCGAGCCCAACCTGGCCGAGGAGGGCGAGGGCGCGCTCGCGGACCTCGCGGCGGGGCTGGCGCAGCACGCGCAGGGGTGCCTCGACGAGGTTCTCCAGCACCGTCATGTGGGGGAACAGGTTGAAGTGCTGGAAGACCATGCCGACCTGGGTGCGCTGGCGGCAGATCTCGCGGTCGCTGAGCTCGTAGAGCTTGGTGCCGCGCTGCTCGTAGCCGACGGTCGTGTCGCCGACCCAGAGCCGGCCGCCGTCGATGGCCTCGAGGTGGTTGACGCAGCGCAGGAAGGTGGACTTGCCCGAGCCCGAGGGGCCGATCAGGCAGAGCACCTCGCCCTGCTCGACGACGAGGTCGATGCCCTTGAGGACCTCCAGGTTGCCGTACGACTTGCGTACGCCGGCCGCGCGTACCTTGGGCGCGGCCACGGCCGTGGTGGTCATGACTTGCTCCTCTCGACGGGTGCATGGGTGCGGAAGAACTTGCGCAGCTGCTGCAGGGGCGTGGGCGGCAGGTTGCGGTTGCCGCGGGCGTAGCGGCGCTCCAGGTAGTACTGGCCGATGCCGAGGACCGTGGTGACGGCGAGGTACCAGATGCTCGCGACGATGAGGAGCGGGACGGTCTGGAAGTTCTTCGCGTAGATGATCTGGCTGGAGTACAGCAGGTCGTGGACGGCGAGCACCGAGACGAGCGCGGTGGTCTTGAGCATGCCGATGGTCTCGTTGCCGGTGGGCG encodes the following:
- a CDS encoding HNH endonuclease, whose protein sequence is MALRRAFELKVPLLWFVGIAAGCYEPIYPVWVVGDDPGRLEFTLAVDPAQRLVTVGTAMPDDTRDYVARLTKQRLHQKVFRAQVLLAYGTRCAVCNLGHSSLLDAAHIIADGRPNGQPVVPNGMALCKIHHAAYDADILGIRLDLTLHVRDDILAEKDGPMLRHGIQAMHGQRLMAVPSSRAARPDQTRLEERYAEFLAS
- a CDS encoding LysR family transcriptional regulator, whose amino-acid sequence is MRIRDLEWLVALADHQHVTDTAAILGVTQPTLSRALARAEDELGVRLFERVPDGLTTTPNGAFVVDAARDLVARYRQMTTEIETRLDPDRGIVRLAFLDSMATSLVPRILRGFHHQAPGVRVELSQEPAHAMLRDLNAGTVDLAITSGRPDGDFGWITLQHERLVLIVPPTHRLRTRKRIDLRDLTSEELVTTPLGFGFRTLVDRLLTDAGITLPVSFESADLATIEGLVAAGLGVAVVPEAFAGVSGTVGIALTGANARRSVGMTWRTDRGLEPAAERFREFVVGEAPYGTSGAGSHA
- a CDS encoding MFS transporter; the protein is MHEGHLRGSAAYRRTMAAMVCAGMVTFVLLYDTQALLPAFHDDFGVTPAQATLSMSLTTAGLALGLLVAGPASEVVGRTRMIVGAVWLSSLVALLCPFAWSWDALLVLRFVEGLVLAGLPAVATAYLREELHASAQARAAGVYIGGTALGGMVGRVLTAPVTEALDWRWGLGAAAVLSLVCAVAVTLTLPPSRNFRGRRRQELALGEMSRAALADPVLRRLYVVGACSVGALVVVFNALGFRLVGGPHHLGLGAISLLYLVYPLGSVSAAVSGAWADRVGRRAVLPVGCAVAIAGVALTVPHSLVAIVAGLACLAMGFFVVHGIASGWVAVRAHAAGASASQAAAFYLCAYYVGSSVFGSLGASAWSTYGWVGPAVLALGLLAVVGVLGLDLRHVPAITAVPMSSATAR
- a CDS encoding amino acid ABC transporter ATP-binding protein — protein: MTTTAVAAPKVRAAGVRKSYGNLEVLKGIDLVVEQGEVLCLIGPSGSGKSTFLRCVNHLEAIDGGRLWVGDTTVGYEQRGTKLYELSDREICRQRTQVGMVFQHFNLFPHMTVLENLVEAPLRVLRQPRREVRERALALLGQVGLAEKAHAYPRSLSGGQQQRVAIARALCMQPSLMLFDEPTSALDPELVGDVLAVMRNLAETGMTMIVVTHEIGFARDVADRVAFFDGGQIVEVGPAAQVISDPQHQRTREFLAAVR